From a region of the Corallococcus coralloides DSM 2259 genome:
- a CDS encoding serine hydrolase domain-containing protein, giving the protein MRPSLLRLSLLLAVLSQGGALAQGADPAKTLVGTWGGERTYGPEVQGELTLFRDPGGWHASIGGFTASGVLDKQTLTFTLPGGKGDFRGSLSADGKRILGHWIQPRILVGGVRYATPVELRLLQKDVWRGSVAPLDDTFTIYFVIQEMPDGAIHAFIRNPEKNLGRQGTFRVSLKDNAVSLVETRPGGMRFNGTYDADAGKLSLNVLFLGTLDLTRRERDQAVGLDPRTPASPVYTYRKPIADGDGWATASLADVGMDEAPIRALVQGILDTTPGPTPTPLIEGLLIARHGKLVVEEYFHGQDSERPHDLRSASKTFAPLLVGAAIDQGAKLRPESPVYPLLPGGTDLAAQDPRKARITVEHLMTMTSGLACDDNDDSSPGNENTVQDQPSGWYTYTLNLPMAREPGEDTAVYCSAGIHLLGAVLHEATGTWLPELFERTVATPLQMRRRHINLSPDGDAYLGGGLYLRPRDALKLGQLYLSGGVWNGRRVISRRWVERSTARHAEMSPGRTYGYAWWRHELKVGDRVYAEYEAGGNGGQYVMVVPELDLAVAFTGANYGQFALWKRVREELLPRYILAAASWK; this is encoded by the coding sequence ATGCGCCCTTCCCTCCTGAGGCTGTCACTCCTCCTGGCCGTCCTCTCCCAGGGAGGGGCCCTGGCCCAGGGCGCGGATCCCGCGAAGACGTTGGTCGGCACCTGGGGAGGAGAGCGCACCTACGGTCCCGAGGTCCAGGGCGAGCTCACCCTCTTCCGCGACCCGGGCGGCTGGCATGCCTCCATTGGAGGCTTCACCGCCTCCGGCGTCCTGGACAAGCAGACCCTGACGTTCACGCTCCCTGGAGGCAAGGGAGACTTCCGCGGGTCGCTGTCCGCGGATGGGAAGCGCATCCTCGGGCATTGGATCCAACCGCGCATCCTTGTGGGCGGCGTCCGCTACGCCACGCCCGTGGAGCTGCGCCTCCTCCAGAAGGACGTGTGGCGCGGCAGCGTCGCGCCCCTGGACGACACGTTCACGATCTACTTCGTCATCCAGGAGATGCCGGACGGCGCCATCCACGCCTTCATCCGCAACCCGGAGAAGAACCTTGGACGACAGGGCACCTTCCGCGTCTCCCTGAAGGACAACGCCGTCTCTCTCGTGGAGACCCGTCCCGGCGGAATGCGTTTCAATGGCACGTATGACGCCGACGCAGGGAAGCTGTCGTTGAACGTCCTCTTCCTGGGCACGCTCGACCTCACCCGTCGCGAGCGCGACCAGGCGGTGGGCCTCGATCCCCGCACGCCCGCCTCCCCCGTCTACACCTACCGCAAGCCCATCGCGGACGGCGACGGCTGGGCGACGGCGTCCCTCGCGGACGTCGGCATGGACGAGGCCCCCATCCGCGCGCTGGTGCAGGGCATCCTCGACACGACACCGGGCCCCACGCCCACGCCGCTCATCGAAGGCCTGCTCATCGCGCGCCACGGCAAGCTCGTCGTCGAGGAGTACTTCCATGGCCAGGACTCGGAGCGCCCGCACGACCTGCGCTCCGCGTCGAAGACCTTCGCTCCCCTGCTGGTGGGCGCCGCCATCGACCAGGGCGCGAAGCTGCGGCCGGAATCACCCGTGTACCCGCTGCTCCCCGGTGGCACCGACCTCGCCGCGCAGGACCCGCGCAAGGCGCGCATCACGGTGGAGCACCTGATGACCATGACGTCGGGGCTCGCGTGCGACGACAACGACGACAGCTCCCCCGGCAACGAAAACACCGTCCAGGACCAACCCTCCGGTTGGTACACGTACACGCTGAACCTTCCTATGGCCCGCGAGCCCGGCGAAGACACCGCCGTGTATTGCTCCGCGGGCATCCACCTGCTGGGCGCCGTCCTGCATGAGGCCACGGGCACCTGGCTGCCGGAGCTCTTCGAGCGCACTGTCGCCACCCCGCTCCAGATGCGGCGCCGCCACATCAACCTCTCGCCCGACGGCGACGCGTACCTGGGTGGCGGGCTCTACCTGCGCCCCCGCGACGCGCTGAAGCTCGGGCAGCTGTATCTGTCCGGCGGTGTCTGGAACGGACGGCGGGTCATCAGCCGGCGCTGGGTGGAGCGCTCCACGGCCCGCCACGCGGAGATGAGCCCTGGCAGGACCTACGGCTACGCGTGGTGGCGGCACGAGCTGAAGGTCGGAGACCGCGTCTACGCGGAGTACGAAGCGGGTGGCAACGGCGGGCAGTACGTCATGGTCGTCCCCGAGTTGGACCTGGCCGTGGCCTTCACCGGCGCCAACTACGGCCAGTTCGCGCTGTGGAAGCGGGTCCGCGAGGAATTGCTGCCCCGATACATCCTCGCGGCCGCGAGCTGGAAATGA